In Haloterrigena turkmenica DSM 5511, a single genomic region encodes these proteins:
- a CDS encoding acyl-CoA dehydrogenase family protein, with protein MELLDDSIVPEHARDVKAEAREFAREHIEPNAQEYYQAGEYPEEILEAGQEANLVAQDIPEEWGGRGFDLPQLLALTEEFYRADAGIALTLQLASFGCKMTVTYGTDDQCERFIQPVAEGEQRSGLAVSEPDTGSDLAGMETTAEKDGDEYVLNGEKYWIGNGVEADWITLYARTGDDESNPYGNYSLFIVPTDTDGYEAEHIPEKMAMRASKQAHIELEDCRIPAENLIGEEGEGFWMLADFFNHGRIAVSGHGLGLAAAAIESTWEFVHDREQFGQTISDFQAVQHGLADMLLEFESARSLAWRACEKVQNGENEGYWAAVSKTKTTETATEVAEQGMQFHGGRSVLDERRIARVYRDVRIPVIYEGSNEIQRNLIYGQAP; from the coding sequence ATGGAACTGCTCGACGACAGCATCGTCCCGGAGCACGCCCGCGACGTCAAGGCCGAAGCGCGGGAGTTCGCGCGCGAACACATCGAACCGAACGCTCAGGAGTACTACCAGGCCGGCGAGTATCCAGAGGAGATCCTCGAGGCGGGTCAGGAGGCGAACCTCGTCGCTCAGGACATCCCCGAGGAGTGGGGCGGTCGAGGGTTCGATCTCCCGCAGCTGCTGGCGCTGACTGAGGAGTTCTACCGCGCCGACGCGGGGATCGCGCTGACCCTCCAGTTGGCGAGTTTCGGCTGCAAGATGACGGTCACCTACGGCACCGACGACCAGTGCGAGCGGTTCATCCAACCGGTCGCCGAGGGCGAGCAGCGCTCGGGACTGGCGGTCTCCGAACCCGACACCGGCAGCGACCTCGCGGGGATGGAGACCACCGCGGAGAAGGACGGCGACGAGTACGTCCTCAACGGGGAGAAGTACTGGATCGGCAACGGTGTCGAGGCCGACTGGATCACCCTCTACGCGCGAACGGGCGACGACGAGTCGAACCCGTACGGAAACTACTCGCTGTTTATCGTCCCGACCGACACCGACGGCTACGAGGCCGAACACATCCCCGAGAAGATGGCCATGCGCGCCTCGAAGCAGGCCCACATCGAACTCGAGGACTGCCGGATCCCCGCGGAGAACCTGATCGGCGAGGAGGGCGAGGGGTTCTGGATGCTCGCAGACTTCTTCAACCACGGTCGGATCGCCGTCTCCGGCCACGGACTCGGCCTCGCGGCGGCGGCCATCGAGTCCACCTGGGAGTTCGTCCACGACCGCGAGCAGTTCGGGCAGACGATCAGCGACTTCCAAGCGGTCCAGCACGGCCTCGCCGACATGCTGCTCGAGTTCGAGAGCGCACGGTCGCTCGCCTGGCGGGCCTGTGAGAAGGTACAGAACGGGGAGAACGAGGGCTACTGGGCGGCGGTGTCGAAGACCAAGACGACCGAGACCGCGACCGAGGTCGCCGAACAGGGGATGCAGTTCCACGGCGGTCGGTCGGTTCTGGACGAACGGCGGATCGCCCGCGTCTACCGCGACGTCCGCATTCCGGTCATCTACGAGGGGTCGAACGAAATTCAGCGCAACCTGATCTACGGACAGGCGCCATGA
- a CDS encoding DUF4382 domain-containing protein, translating into MTTERANDDRDDETFDPDIDRRTFIAAGGTVGATMLAGCAGDTTSDDSSDAPDEEETDGSTTADGANFRLLVSDRPADIGDFDRLDVSFDSARIFDGGGEDANDGEDTESETDGEDAEADGEETANDGAEEGSSDDGDDDASTADGSDDESDANDGGSDANGDESDASDDSDSSETDVERRRGFYWLDLEGATVDLTQVVGDKAISVFEGGLSAGSYEKIELHVADVEGVVDGETVPVKVPSEKLQIVHSFEVREDEPLEFVFDINVVKKGNGGYNLKPVISESGVAGEDIDVEEVDDESDDSDEDADGRGDAEEKDGDTGGSDGNETNDGDADDGTESEANP; encoded by the coding sequence ATGACGACCGAGCGAGCGAACGACGATCGAGACGACGAGACCTTCGACCCCGATATCGACCGCCGGACGTTCATCGCCGCCGGCGGGACCGTCGGCGCGACGATGCTGGCCGGCTGTGCCGGCGATACGACGTCCGACGACTCGAGCGACGCGCCGGACGAGGAGGAAACCGACGGATCGACGACCGCCGACGGGGCGAACTTCCGGCTACTCGTCAGCGACAGACCCGCCGACATCGGCGACTTCGATCGACTCGACGTTTCCTTCGACAGCGCCCGCATCTTCGACGGCGGGGGCGAGGACGCGAACGACGGCGAGGATACCGAGTCCGAGACCGATGGCGAAGACGCCGAAGCCGACGGCGAGGAAACGGCCAACGACGGGGCCGAGGAGGGATCGTCCGACGACGGTGACGACGATGCATCGACGGCCGACGGATCCGACGATGAATCGGATGCAAACGACGGCGGATCGGACGCAAACGGTGATGAATCCGACGCGAGCGACGATTCTGACTCGAGCGAGACCGACGTCGAGCGACGCCGCGGATTCTACTGGCTCGACCTCGAGGGCGCGACGGTCGACCTGACGCAGGTCGTCGGCGACAAAGCGATCTCGGTCTTCGAGGGCGGCCTCTCGGCGGGGAGCTACGAGAAGATCGAACTCCACGTCGCGGACGTCGAGGGCGTCGTCGACGGCGAGACGGTGCCCGTGAAGGTACCCAGCGAGAAACTCCAGATCGTCCACTCCTTCGAGGTTCGCGAGGACGAGCCCCTCGAGTTCGTGTTCGACATCAACGTAGTCAAGAAAGGAAACGGCGGCTACAACCTGAAACCCGTTATCTCGGAAAGCGGCGTCGCGGGCGAAGACATCGACGTCGAAGAAGTCGACGACGAATCCGACGATAGCGACGAGGACGCCGACGGCCGTGGCGACGCCGAGGAGAAGGACGGCGATACCGGTGGCTCCGACGGGAACGAGACGAACGACG